In one window of Cololabis saira isolate AMF1-May2022 chromosome 23, fColSai1.1, whole genome shotgun sequence DNA:
- the LOC133424149 gene encoding enhancer of rudimentary homolog: MSHTILLVQPAKRPEGHTYADYELVNECMEGVSKMYEEHLKRINPNSPSITYDISQLFDFIDDLADLSCLVYRADTQTYQPYNKDWIKEKIYVLLRRLAQ; the protein is encoded by the coding sequence ATGTCTCACACCATTTTGCTTGTTCAACCGGCCAAAAGACCAGAAGGCCACACATATGCTGACTACGAGTTAGTGAACGAATGTATGGAAGGTGTTAGCAAAATGTATGAAGAACATTTGAAGCGGATTAATCCTAACAGTCCTTCCATTACTTATGACATTAGTCAGCTGTTTGACTTCATTGATGACTTGGCAGATCTAAGCTGTCTTGTGTACAGAGCTGACACTCAAACATACCAACCATACAACAAAGACTGGATTAAAGAGAAGATATATGTCCTGCTGCGGCGCCTGGCTCAGTAA